One genomic window of bacterium includes the following:
- a CDS encoding cation diffusion facilitator family transporter, translating to MGAERHNAAETAARADREKTLVAASSLAAAVLLTGTKLGVGLWTNSLGILSEAAHSALDLAAAGMTLWAVRAAARPADRRHAYGHGKFENLSALFETLLLLATCVWIFSEAIQRLASGGAHVQANVWAFATVLLSIGVDLSRSRALARAARRHKSQALEADALHFSTDVWSSAVVLLGLFAVVAAPRLGAPWLESADAVAALGVALIVVWVSVRLGRKAIDDLVDATPPRVAQKIAELLRDVPNAVAVRRVRVRRSGPVLFVDLTLVAPADVPLSLAHAAADVAEARVRAAYANADVVVHVEPDVELPDDPR from the coding sequence ATGGGCGCGGAACGTCACAACGCCGCCGAGACCGCCGCGCGCGCCGACCGCGAGAAGACGCTCGTCGCCGCGTCGTCCTTGGCCGCCGCCGTGCTGCTCACCGGCACGAAGCTCGGCGTCGGCCTCTGGACGAACAGCCTCGGGATCCTCTCCGAAGCCGCGCACTCGGCGCTCGACCTCGCCGCCGCGGGGATGACCCTCTGGGCGGTGCGCGCCGCGGCGCGGCCCGCGGACCGCCGCCACGCCTACGGGCACGGGAAGTTCGAGAACCTCTCCGCGCTGTTCGAGACGCTGCTCCTCTTGGCGACGTGCGTCTGGATCTTCTCCGAGGCGATCCAGCGGCTCGCGTCCGGAGGCGCGCACGTTCAGGCCAACGTCTGGGCCTTCGCGACCGTGCTTCTCTCGATCGGCGTCGACCTCTCCCGCTCCCGGGCGCTCGCCCGCGCCGCGCGGCGCCACAAGAGCCAAGCGCTCGAGGCGGACGCGCTCCACTTCTCGACCGACGTCTGGTCGTCGGCGGTCGTGCTCCTCGGACTGTTCGCCGTCGTCGCAGCGCCGCGCCTCGGCGCGCCGTGGCTCGAGAGCGCCGACGCCGTCGCCGCGCTCGGCGTGGCGCTGATCGTCGTCTGGGTCAGCGTCCGCCTCGGGCGCAAGGCGATCGACGACCTCGTGGACGCCACGCCGCCGCGCGTCGCGCAGAAGATCGCGGAGCTGCTGCGCGACGTACCGAACGCGGTCGCGGTGCGCCGCGTCCGCGTGCGCCGAAGCGGTCCGGTCCTCTTCGTGGACCTCACGCTGGTGGCCCCGGCCGACGTGCCGCTCTCCCTGGCCCACGCCGCGGCCGACGTCGCCGAGGCCCGCGTGCGCGCGGCCTACGCGAACGCCGACGTCGTCGTCCACGTCGAGCCCGACGTCGAACTCCCGGACGATCCCCGCTGA
- a CDS encoding M2 family metallopeptidase, with product MADAAKPAPTVDEAKRFVAQAEARLLDLWVRGQRADWVNNTYITDDTEILSAQANEAIIAETTAMAQAATRFDGMKLPPDVARKLKLLKLSLVMPAPNSPRLREEETRIVTSMQSDYGKGKYCPKPGVCYDLGQLEEIMASSRDPKQLLDAWEGWRTISPPMRDRYKRFVELSNQGARDLGFADTGALWRSKYDMSPDEFSAEVDRLWGQVQPLYTALHCYVRGKLQEKYGKELVPDGKPIPAHLLGNMWAQSWENVYDLVKPPQQGSTVDLTALVQGRKMDAKEMVRTGERFFMSLGLPALPETFWERSMLVKPRDREVVCHASAWDVDYLDDIRLKMCIKTDGEDFVTVHHELGHNYYQRAYKNQTPLFRDSANDGFHEALGDTLALSITPAYLAKIGFLPSEPKDANDVDLLLRRALEKVSFLPFGLMVDQWRWQVFSGKVTPDHYNQAWWDLARKYQGIAPPVARSEKDFDPGAKYHVAANVPYARYFLAHLLQFQFHRALSEAAGQTGPLHRRTIYGSKAAGERLNAMMEMGQSKPWPEALKAMTGSDKMDASAVLDYFAPLKKWLDEQNKGRACGWD from the coding sequence ATGGCCGATGCCGCGAAGCCGGCCCCGACCGTGGACGAAGCGAAGCGCTTCGTCGCGCAGGCCGAGGCGCGTCTGCTCGACCTCTGGGTGCGCGGGCAGCGCGCCGACTGGGTCAACAACACCTACATCACCGACGACACGGAGATCCTCTCCGCGCAGGCCAACGAGGCGATCATCGCCGAGACGACGGCGATGGCCCAGGCGGCGACCCGCTTCGACGGGATGAAGCTGCCGCCCGACGTCGCGCGCAAGCTGAAGCTGCTCAAGCTCTCGCTCGTGATGCCCGCGCCGAACTCGCCGCGGCTGCGCGAGGAGGAGACGCGGATCGTCACCTCGATGCAGAGCGACTACGGCAAGGGGAAGTACTGCCCCAAGCCGGGCGTCTGCTACGACCTCGGCCAGCTCGAGGAGATCATGGCCTCGAGCCGCGACCCGAAGCAGCTGCTCGACGCCTGGGAGGGGTGGCGCACGATCAGCCCGCCGATGCGCGACCGCTACAAGCGCTTCGTCGAGCTCTCGAACCAAGGGGCGCGCGACCTCGGCTTCGCCGACACCGGCGCGCTCTGGCGCTCGAAGTACGACATGTCGCCCGACGAGTTCTCCGCCGAGGTGGACCGGCTGTGGGGCCAGGTGCAGCCGCTCTACACCGCGCTCCACTGCTACGTGCGCGGCAAGCTGCAGGAGAAGTACGGCAAGGAGCTCGTGCCGGACGGCAAGCCGATCCCCGCGCACCTGCTGGGCAACATGTGGGCCCAGAGCTGGGAGAACGTCTACGACCTCGTGAAGCCGCCGCAGCAGGGGAGCACGGTGGACCTGACCGCGCTCGTCCAGGGGCGGAAGATGGACGCGAAGGAGATGGTCCGCACGGGCGAGCGGTTCTTCATGTCGCTCGGCCTTCCCGCGCTGCCGGAGACGTTCTGGGAGCGGTCGATGCTGGTCAAGCCGCGCGACCGCGAGGTCGTCTGCCACGCCAGCGCCTGGGACGTCGACTACCTCGACGACATCCGCCTCAAGATGTGCATCAAGACGGACGGCGAGGACTTCGTCACGGTCCACCACGAACTGGGGCACAACTACTACCAGCGGGCCTACAAGAACCAGACGCCGCTGTTCCGCGACAGCGCGAACGACGGCTTCCACGAGGCGCTCGGCGACACGCTGGCCCTCTCGATCACCCCGGCCTACCTCGCCAAGATCGGCTTCCTGCCGAGCGAGCCGAAGGACGCCAACGACGTCGACCTGCTGCTGCGGCGGGCGCTGGAGAAGGTCTCCTTCCTGCCGTTCGGCCTGATGGTCGACCAGTGGCGCTGGCAGGTCTTCTCGGGGAAGGTGACCCCCGACCACTACAATCAGGCGTGGTGGGACTTGGCGCGCAAGTACCAGGGGATCGCGCCGCCGGTCGCGCGGAGCGAGAAGGACTTCGATCCGGGCGCCAAGTACCACGTCGCGGCGAACGTGCCGTACGCGCGGTACTTCCTCGCCCACCTGCTCCAGTTCCAGTTCCACCGCGCGCTCTCCGAGGCGGCCGGGCAGACCGGACCGCTGCACCGCCGCACGATCTACGGCAGCAAGGCGGCGGGGGAGCGGCTCAACGCGATGATGGAGATGGGGCAGTCGAAGCCTTGGCCGGAAGCGCTCAAGGCGATGACCGGCTCCGACAAGATGGACGCTTCGGCGGTCCTCGACTACTTCGCGCCGCTGAAGAAGTGGCTCGACGAACAGAACAAGGGTCGCGCCTGCGGCTGGGACTGA
- the gcvP gene encoding aminomethyl-transferring glycine dehydrogenase — protein MPTRNEHLLDHPDHFADRHVGPRDADVAAMLAELGVASLDELIAQTVPAGIRAASPLALPAPLSESAAVARLRELAARNQIWRSFIGTGYSDCVTPAPIVRYVLENPGWYTQYTPYQAEISQGRLEALLNFQTMIADLTGLPIANASMLDEGTAAAEAMTLCRRAGANKDHSAVFFVSERCHPQTIAVVKTRALPLEIEVVVGNHETWDFSRPTFGALVEYPATCGAVLDYAPFVAKAHAAKCAVVVAADLLALTLLKSPGEIGADVAVGSSQRFGVPLSYGGPHAGYMAAREEFKRQIPGRIIGVSRDAQGKPALRLALQTREQHIRREKATSNICTAQVLLAVMASMYAVYHGPEGLKKIAGRVHLLAETLRGALRGLGCGVGDGVVFDALRVVPGPRPTSEVLEAAAGKKINLRVFEDGALGVALDEATTAADLQDLYEVFGGPTKLDWEALAASAAAEFPAGLRRGTPFLQEKVFNRYHCEMELMRYIKSLESRDLSLAQAMTPLGSCTMKLNGAAEMFAITWPEFAKLHPFAPAEQAAGYQELAAELTRWLTTITGFHAATLMPNSGAAGEYTGLQVIRAYHHSRGDARRRVCIIPESAHGTNPASAALAGMEVVPVKCNERGDIDVDDLKAKAEAHRDTLAALMVTYPSTHGVFEEGIKTICKIVHDNGGQVYVDGANMNALVGLCRPADFGGDLCHLNLHKTFSIPHGGGGPGVGPICVAKHLAPFLPKHPVVPTGGERGIGAVASGPMGSAGVLPIPYAYIAMMGTKGLEKATKTAILNANYLAVKLAPHFPIVYTGKNGRVAHECIIDLKPVKQAAGIEADDIAKRLMDYGFHAPTMSWPVHDSLMIEPTESESKEELDRFVEAMVMIREEIREIEEGKADRADNLLKNAPHTAAVCAADDWKHPYSRERAAFPTQFTKERKFWPYVGRVDNVAGDRNLVCTCMG, from the coding sequence ATGCCGACGCGCAACGAGCACCTCTTGGACCATCCCGACCACTTCGCCGACCGCCACGTCGGCCCGCGCGACGCGGACGTCGCCGCGATGCTGGCGGAACTCGGCGTCGCCTCCCTGGACGAGCTGATCGCCCAGACGGTCCCCGCGGGGATCCGCGCCGCCTCGCCGCTCGCGCTCCCCGCGCCGCTGTCGGAGTCCGCCGCCGTCGCGCGCCTGCGCGAACTCGCCGCGCGGAACCAGATCTGGCGCTCCTTCATCGGCACGGGCTACAGCGACTGCGTCACCCCGGCGCCGATCGTCCGCTACGTGCTCGAGAACCCCGGCTGGTACACGCAGTACACGCCGTATCAGGCGGAGATCTCGCAGGGGCGGCTCGAGGCGCTGCTCAACTTCCAGACGATGATCGCCGACCTCACCGGCCTGCCGATCGCCAACGCCTCGATGCTCGACGAAGGAACCGCCGCCGCCGAGGCGATGACCCTCTGCCGCCGCGCCGGGGCCAACAAGGACCACTCCGCCGTCTTCTTCGTCTCCGAGCGCTGCCACCCGCAGACGATCGCCGTCGTCAAGACGCGCGCCCTGCCGCTGGAGATCGAGGTCGTCGTCGGGAACCACGAGACGTGGGACTTCTCGCGCCCGACGTTCGGCGCCCTCGTCGAGTACCCCGCGACCTGCGGCGCGGTGCTCGACTACGCGCCGTTCGTCGCCAAGGCCCACGCCGCGAAGTGCGCGGTCGTCGTCGCCGCCGACCTGCTGGCGCTGACGCTGCTCAAGTCGCCGGGCGAGATCGGCGCCGACGTCGCCGTCGGCTCCAGCCAGCGCTTCGGCGTGCCGCTCAGCTACGGCGGCCCGCACGCCGGCTACATGGCGGCGCGCGAGGAGTTCAAGCGCCAGATCCCCGGCCGGATCATCGGCGTCTCCCGCGACGCGCAGGGGAAGCCGGCGCTGCGCCTCGCGCTGCAGACGCGCGAGCAGCACATCCGCCGCGAGAAGGCGACGAGCAACATCTGCACGGCGCAGGTGCTGCTGGCCGTGATGGCCTCGATGTACGCCGTCTACCACGGGCCGGAGGGGCTCAAGAAGATCGCCGGCCGCGTGCACCTGCTCGCCGAGACGCTGCGCGGCGCGCTGCGCGGCCTCGGCTGCGGCGTCGGCGACGGCGTCGTCTTCGACGCGCTGCGCGTCGTCCCCGGCCCGCGCCCGACGAGCGAGGTGCTCGAGGCGGCCGCCGGCAAGAAGATCAACCTGCGCGTGTTCGAGGACGGCGCGCTCGGCGTCGCGCTCGACGAGGCGACGACGGCCGCCGACCTGCAGGACCTCTACGAGGTCTTCGGCGGGCCGACGAAGCTCGACTGGGAAGCGCTCGCCGCGAGCGCCGCGGCCGAGTTCCCCGCCGGACTGCGCCGCGGGACGCCGTTCCTGCAGGAGAAGGTCTTCAACCGCTACCACTGCGAAATGGAGCTGATGCGCTACATCAAGTCGCTCGAGTCGCGCGACCTGTCGCTGGCGCAGGCGATGACGCCGCTCGGCTCCTGCACGATGAAGCTGAACGGCGCGGCCGAGATGTTCGCCATCACCTGGCCGGAGTTCGCGAAGCTCCACCCGTTCGCCCCGGCCGAGCAGGCCGCCGGCTACCAGGAGCTGGCCGCCGAGCTGACCCGCTGGCTGACGACGATCACCGGCTTCCACGCCGCCACGCTGATGCCGAACTCCGGCGCGGCGGGCGAGTACACGGGGCTGCAGGTGATCCGCGCCTACCACCACTCGCGCGGCGACGCGCGGCGCAGGGTCTGCATCATCCCCGAGTCGGCGCACGGCACGAACCCGGCCAGCGCCGCGCTCGCCGGGATGGAGGTCGTGCCGGTCAAGTGCAACGAGCGGGGCGACATCGACGTCGACGACCTCAAGGCGAAGGCCGAGGCGCACCGCGACACGCTGGCCGCGCTGATGGTCACCTACCCCTCGACGCACGGCGTCTTCGAGGAGGGGATCAAGACGATCTGCAAGATCGTCCACGACAACGGCGGCCAGGTCTACGTGGACGGCGCGAACATGAACGCGCTCGTCGGCCTCTGCCGGCCGGCCGACTTCGGCGGCGACCTCTGCCACCTCAACCTGCACAAGACCTTCTCGATCCCCCACGGCGGCGGCGGCCCGGGCGTCGGCCCGATCTGCGTCGCCAAGCACCTCGCGCCGTTCCTCCCCAAGCACCCGGTCGTGCCGACCGGCGGCGAGCGCGGCATCGGCGCCGTCGCCTCCGGCCCGATGGGCAGCGCGGGCGTCCTGCCGATCCCCTACGCCTACATCGCGATGATGGGGACGAAGGGGCTGGAGAAGGCGACGAAGACGGCGATCCTCAACGCCAACTACCTCGCCGTGAAGCTCGCGCCGCACTTCCCGATCGTCTACACGGGGAAGAACGGGCGCGTGGCGCACGAGTGCATCATCGACCTCAAGCCGGTCAAGCAGGCGGCGGGGATCGAGGCCGACGACATCGCCAAGCGGCTGATGGACTACGGCTTCCACGCCCCGACGATGTCCTGGCCGGTCCACGACTCGCTGATGATCGAGCCGACGGAGAGCGAGTCGAAGGAGGAGCTCGACCGCTTCGTCGAGGCGATGGTGATGATCCGCGAGGAGATCCGCGAGATCGAGGAAGGGAAGGCCGACCGGGCGGACAACCTGCTGAAGAACGCGCCGCACACCGCGGCCGTCTGCGCGGCCGACGACTGGAAGCACCCCTACAGCCGCGAGCGCGCCGCCTTCCCGACCCAGTTCACCAAGGAACGCAAGTTCTGGCCCTACGTCGGCCGCGTGGACAACGTCGCCGGCGACCGCAACCTCGTCTGCACCTGCATGGGCTGA
- a CDS encoding glycosyltransferase family 2 protein, whose amino-acid sequence MTESIGDSATPPRVSVVVPCYNRAELLDAALRSVAAQTFRDFEIVVVDDGSTDGTPLVLAEWERRGARVLRQANRGPSAARNNGVRAARGELLAFLDSDDLWRRTYLEEIVAVFDERPEVGLVAPAFQTMHADGRPTRRLVGKKSPGPVYTTRTLLQGDVGTIINPVIRRELFLAVGGYDETLRSGEDCDLWLRLSCAAPMRHLPRPLMLYRQHPGNISRDVLVNARCWLALLEKLERTQTRFARENRALLRRAAAKQRVRLARELFLRDGGPVVPGEARAELRRAIAADPLYFKARAAMLLAVVPGAAAAFGRMRGLELDLRRRWTETAACAWINRHRRAVRPS is encoded by the coding sequence ATGACCGAGTCCATCGGCGACAGCGCGACGCCACCCAGGGTCAGCGTCGTCGTTCCTTGCTACAACAGGGCCGAACTTCTCGACGCGGCGCTCCGGTCCGTCGCGGCGCAGACGTTCCGCGACTTCGAGATCGTCGTCGTGGACGACGGCTCGACCGACGGGACGCCGCTCGTCCTCGCGGAGTGGGAACGGCGGGGCGCGCGGGTGCTGCGCCAGGCCAACCGCGGCCCGTCGGCGGCCCGCAACAACGGCGTCCGCGCGGCGCGCGGGGAACTGCTCGCGTTCCTCGACTCCGACGACCTCTGGCGGCGGACCTACCTCGAGGAGATCGTCGCGGTCTTCGACGAGCGCCCCGAGGTGGGGCTCGTCGCGCCGGCCTTCCAGACGATGCACGCCGACGGGCGGCCGACCCGCCGCCTCGTGGGGAAGAAATCCCCGGGCCCGGTCTACACGACGCGGACGCTGCTGCAGGGCGACGTCGGGACGATCATCAACCCGGTCATCCGGCGCGAGCTGTTCCTCGCCGTCGGCGGGTACGACGAGACGCTGCGGAGCGGCGAGGACTGCGACCTCTGGCTGCGCCTGTCCTGCGCGGCGCCGATGCGCCACCTGCCGCGCCCGTTGATGCTCTACCGGCAGCACCCGGGCAACATCAGCCGCGACGTGCTGGTCAACGCGCGCTGCTGGCTCGCCCTGCTGGAGAAGCTGGAGCGGACGCAGACGCGGTTCGCGCGGGAGAACCGGGCGCTGCTTCGCCGCGCGGCGGCCAAGCAGCGGGTCCGTCTTGCCCGCGAGCTCTTCCTCCGGGACGGGGGGCCGGTCGTGCCCGGCGAGGCCCGGGCGGAGCTCCGCCGCGCGATCGCCGCCGATCCGCTCTACTTCAAGGCCCGCGCGGCGATGCTGCTCGCGGTCGTGCCGGGCGCCGCGGCCGCCTTCGGCCGGATGCGCGGCCTCGAGCTGGACCTTCGCCGCCGCTGGACCGAGACCGCGGCCTGCGCCTGGATCAACCGCCACCGCCGCGCCGTCCGCCCCTCCTGA